The Castanea sativa cultivar Marrone di Chiusa Pesio chromosome 11, ASM4071231v1 genome contains a region encoding:
- the LOC142617153 gene encoding F-box protein At2g26160-like, translating into MSKWADLPCDVFFQIMCRLCSDDTIISSAVCKSWHLLLKSVEKLPLPPSCPWLMLAEESKQSEKINDEESRTRGFFNLRNAKVHYFKLPEVAGRRCFGASFGWLLTIGTDLQINLLHPFSKYLLCLPPIATFCCQYEFKVTPERLRRMFLKKVVLSRSPWNPATRECDCDWVVMVIYGEYQQLAFTRPGYKAWVDITHTQKRYADIAFYKGKFYAVHFDGTLVVCRIDDNKKLKPKAVAPPPEEINLKIQIHIQKYIVESSGDLLFVTRFRGGKFYSRLNDYSYEEDSDSDTDNGSESSDEDSEDDFENEDPENVVEDEDSENAVEDEDSKDESDEEGFAKNDNPYVTIGFTVHKLTRCTQEGSIFKYKWVKVDSLGDQALFVGNSSSLSLTASSLNGIKPNCIYFTDDDLMHFTCTRNGGGFDMGVYRMEDAIIMPHYSGQSLSFLCSPLWYM; encoded by the coding sequence ATGTCAAAGTGGGCTGATCTTCCATGTGATGTCTTCTTCCAAATAATGTGTCGACTATGCTCTGATGATACCATCATCTCCAGTGCTGTATGCAAGTCATGGCACTTGCTTCTTAAATCAGTGGAGAAACTCCCATTACCTCCTAGTTGTCCTTGGCTTATGCTTGCAGAGGAAAGCAAACAAAGTGAAAAAATCAATGATGAAGAAAGTAGGACGCGCGGCTTCTTCAACTTACGAAATGCTAAAGTTCACTATTTCAAGCTGCCTGAGGTTGCTGGAAGACGATGCTTTGGAGCATCTTTTGGATGGTTGCTCACTATAGGAACCGATTTACAGATCAACCTGTTGCATCCGTTCTCTAAATACCTATTATGTCTTCCACCCATAGCTACCTTTTGCTGTCAGTATGAATTCAAAGTCACGCCTGAACGTCTTCGTAGAATGTTTCTTAAAAAGGTTGTTTTGTCAAGGAGTCCTTGGAACCCAGCAACTCGTGAATGCGATTGTGATTGGGTAGTCATGGTAATCTATGGTGAATATCAGCAATTGGCCTTCACTAGACCAGGATATAAAGCTTGGGTGGATATAACACATACTCAAAAACGCTATGCTGACATTGCATTCTACAAGGGTAAGTTTTATGCTGTACATTTTGATGGTACACTTGTTGTTTGTCGCATTGATGATAACAAAAAGCTCAAGCCTAAAGCTGTTGCGCCTCCTCCAGAagaaatcaatttgaaaatccaaattCATATCCAAAAGTATATTGTTGAATCATCGGGAGACCTTTTGTTTGTTACACGCTTCCGGGGAGGTAAATTTTATTCTAGGTTAAATGACTATTCTTATGAAGAGGACTCCGACTCAGACACTGACAATGGAAGTGAATCCAGTGATGAAGACTCTGAAGATGATTTTGAGAATGAGGACCCTGAGAATGTTGTTGAGGATGAGGACTCTGAGAATGCTGTTGAGGATGAGGACTCTAAAGATGAATCTGATGAAGAAGGATTTGCTAAAAATGATAACCCTTATGTCACAATTGGGTTCACAGTTCATAAATTAACAAGATGTACTCAAGAGGGAAGTATATTTAAATACAAATGGGTGAAGGTTGATAGCTTGGGTGATCAAGCATTGTTTGTGGGTAACAGTTCATCATTGTCATTGACTGCATCGAGCCTCAATGGAATCAAACCTAATTGTATCTATTTTACTGATGACGAtttaatgcattttacttgtaccCGTAATGGTGGAGGGTTCGACATGGGCGTGTACAGAATGGAAGATGCCATAATTATGCCACATTACTCAGGCCAATCCCTTTCCTTCTTATGTTCCCCACTCTGGTACATGTGA